The genomic segment CCTCGCCGAGGCCGTGGCCGTGCCCACCCGCAACCTCGTCGACAAGCCGGCGGAGCTGTCCTTCGAGGAGGCGGCGTGCCTGCCGACGGCGTGGTTGACGGCGTACCGGATGCTCTTCACCCAGGCGCGGGCCGTGCCGGGCCAGACCGTCCTGGTGCAGGGCGCCGGCGGCGGCGTCGCCTCCGCGCTCGTCGCGCTCGGCGCGGCGGCCGGGCTGCGCGTGTGGGTGACGAGCCGGGACGGGGCCCGCGGCGAGCGCGCGGTGGGCCTCGGCGCCGAGCGCTGGTTCCCGTCCGGGGCGCGCCTGCCCGAGCGCGTCGACGCGGTGATGGAGAGCGTCGGCGAGGCCACGTGGTCGCACTCGCTCAAGGCGCTGCGCCCCGGCGGCGCGGTCGTCGTGTGCGGCGCGACGAGCGGCGGTGCGCCCCCGGCGGACCTCGGCCGGGTGTTCTTCCTGCAGCTGCGGGTGCTCGGCTCGACCATGGGCACCCGCGCCGAGCTCGAGCGCCTGCTCCGCCTCCTCGCCGCCTCCGGCGCGCGCCCGCAGGTCGACACCGTGCTGCCGCTCGCCGAGGCCCGCGCCGGCCTGGCCCGCCTCGAGCGCGGCGAGCAGTTCGGCAAGGTCGTCCTCGTCCCCTGACGCGCGGTCCGTGTCGACCACGTGAGGCACCCGTACGGGTGCCTCACGTGGCGTGCAGGCCTCGTCCGGCACCCGTACGCCTCGTCCGGCGGCCTGAGGGTGCCCCTCATGCGTGCGTGAGGGTGCCCCTCAGCGGTACGGCGCGCGCCCCCGCGGCGTAGGGCGGGCGCCCGCGGCGCCTGAGGCCCCCGCCCCGGCCGCCTGAGGCCCCGCGCTCGCCCGGGTGCGGCGCACGCCCGATGCGGCGGTCCCGGCCTCAGGGCGAACGTCGAGGTGTCGGGAACGAGCCTCGGAGGACGAGATGCACGAGCACTTCTGGCTGGCCATCGCCGAGCAGCGCGGCGCGGACCTGCGGGCGGAGGCGGCGCTGGGGCGCCGCGTGCGCGACGCCGGGGCCGGGCGGCGCCGCGGCGCGCCCCCGGCGGCGCCGGCCGCCCGCCGGCAGCGCCCGCCGCGGCTGCGCCTGCGCGGCGCCTGAGCGGCTGCGCCTGCGCGAGGCTGAGCGACGGCGCCTGCGCGACGGCGCCTGCGCGACGGCTGCGCGCAGCGGCGGCCGGCGGGCCTACCGCTCCAGGACGTACGCGACCTCGACGAGCCCCAGCAGCACGGTGAGGGCCGCGACGGCGGCCGGCAGGCGCCCGTCGGCGAGCACGACCCGCCCGCGCATCGCGAGCCGGGCTGCGGCGTAGCGCCGGCGGGCCGCGACGAGCACCCAGACCGCGGCGGGCAGGCCGACGAGCAGGAGCACGAGCGACCAGGCGCCGAGCACGGGCAGGGTGAGGCGCAGGGCGACGACGACGGCGACGTCGAGCGCGAGGGCCGTACGGGTCCAGGCCAGCGCCGTCCGCTCGGGCTGGGCGCCGTCCGGCGGCGCCGCCGCCGCGCTCACGACGCCGCGACGCCCACGAGCACGGCGACCCCCACGACGACGAGCCCGACCGCGAGCAGCGGCGCGATCGCCGGCGCCGGCAGCGGCCGCCCGGTGCGCATCGCCCGCTCGGCGGCGGCCCAGCGCCAGTACGACACGCCGCCGCAGAGCGTGCCGAGGGCGACGACCACGACGACGAGCACCCGCCGGGCCGCCTCGTGCTCGGGGACCTCGAGCGCCTCGAGGGCGACCCCGGCGGCCAGCAGCGCGAGCGCGGTGCGGATCCAGGCCAGGAAGGTGCGCTCGTTGGCGAAGGTGAAGCGCGGGTCGGGCTCGGTGCCCTCGCCGTACACGCGGCGCGGCCAGCGGCGGGTCATGCGGCGCCCTCCGGCAGCAGGTGGCGCAGGTACGCCCGCGGGTCGGCGAGGTAGCGCCGCCAGTGGTCGACGAGGGCGAGGTCCTGCCAGGCGACCTCGGCGAAGCCGTCCTCGGACAGCTCGAGCACCCGAGCCCCCGGCAGCGCCGTGAGCAGCGGGGAGTGCGTCGCGCAGAGCACCTGCGACCCCGCCGCCGCGTGCTCGGCGAGCTGCCCGGCGAGCGCGAGGCACGAGGTGAAGGACAGCGCCGACTCCGGCTCGTCGAGGACGTAGAAGCCGCGGGTGTCCATCCGGCTGCCGAACAGCGCGAGGAACCCCTCGCCGTGGGAGAGCTCGTGGAACCGCGGGTCCCGCACCCCCGGGTTCTCCTCGAGGTAGGTGTAGAGCCCGTGCGCGGTCTCCGCGCGCACGAAGTACCCCCAGCGGGCGGCCCCCGGCTCGCGCACGAGGCGCAGCACCCGGTGCAGCGGCGACTCGCTGGGGCGGGTGGCGTGCAGCGAGCCCGACGAGCCCCCCTCGGCACCGAGCCCGTACGCCATCGCGACGGCCTCGACGAGCGTGGACTTGCCCGAGCCGTTCTCCCCGACGAGGAAGGTCACGCCCGGGCCGAGGTCGAGCCCGTCGCGCAGCAGCTGGCGCACGGGCGCGAGGGTGAACGGCCAGCCCTCCTCGACGACGTCCTGGCTGGGGCGGTGCTCGACGCGCCGGACCGGCAGCGCGCCGGGCACCACCACCTCAGTCCTCGTCGGGGTCGTCGTCGTCGAGGCGGGCCAGCCAGGTGGCGAGCCGCTCGACGGGCACCTCGAAGTCGGGGTTCAGGTCGACGAAGGTGCGCAGGCGCTCGGCGAGCCACGCGAGCGTGACCTCCTCCTCGCCCCGGCGCCCCTCGAGCTCCTCGATCCCGCGGTCGGTGAAGTACATCGGCCCCCCGTCAGCGCGCGAAGGCCTGCTCGACGAGCGCGCGCTGCTCGGCGTCGTGCGCCTTGTGCGAGCCGACGGCCGGGGAGGCCGACGCCGGGCGCGAGACCCGCCGCAGCGGCCGGCCGAGCGCCTCGGGCAGGTTCAGCGCCATGAACGGGTACGCGCCCTGGTTGGCCGGCTCCTCCTGCACCCAGACCAGCTCGGCGTCGCCGTACGGCGCGACGGCCTCAGCGATCTCGTCCGCCGGCAGCGGCGCGAGCTGCTCGACCCGCACGAGCGCCGTCGTCGCGTCGCCGCGCCGGGTCCGCTCCGCGAGCAGGTCCCAGTAGACCTTGCCGGCGCAGAGCACGACCCGCTGCACGCCGGCCGCGTCGACCTGCTCGTCGCGGATGACCGGGCGGAAGCAGCCCGAGGTGAGCTCGTCGACCGACGAGGCGGCCGCGCGCAGGCGCAGCATCGACTTCGGCGTGAAGACCACCAGCGGGCGCCGCTCGCGGCGGTGCGCCTGCCAGCGCAGCAGGTGGAAGTAGCTCGCCGGCGTCGAGGGGTGCGCGACGGTCATGTTGTCCTCGGCGCACATCTGCAGGAAGCGCTCGATGCGGCCCGAGGAGTGGTCCGGCCCCTGGCCCTCGTAGCCGTGGGGGAGCAGCAGCACGACCGACGAGCGCTGCCCCCACTTCTGCTCGGACGTGGAGATGAACTCGTCGATGATCGTCTGGCCGCCGTTGACGAAGTCGCCGAACTGCGCCTCCCACAGCACGAGCGCGTCGGGGCGGGCCACCGAGTAGCCGTACTCGAAGCCGAGCGCGGCGAACTCGGACAGCAGCGAGTCGTAGATCCAGAACCGGGCCTGGTCCTCGGTGAGGTTGCGCAGCGGGGTCCACTCCGCGCCGGTGGCCCGGTCGGTGAGCACCGCGTGGCGCTGCACGAACGTGCCGCGGCGGCTGTCCTGGCCGGCCAGGCGCACCGGGACGCCCTCGACGAGCAGCGAGCCGAACGCGTACAGCTCGCCCATCGCCCAGTCGATGCCGCCCTCGCCCGCCATGGCGGCGCGCTTCTGCAGCAGCGGCTGGAGCTTGGGGTGCACGGTGAAGCCCTCGGGCACCGACACGTGCGCGTCGCTCACCCGCTTGACGACCTCGAGCGGGACCGCGCTGGCCACGGCCGTCGGGCCGGACTCGAGCCCGCGCTGCTCGCTCGGCGGCTCCAGGCCGGTGCCGTCGCCGGCGTCGCCCTGGTCGCCGCGGGTCTCGACGAAGACCCGCTCGAGCTGGCCCTGGTAGTCGCGCAGCGCCTGCTCGGCCTCCTCGACGGTGATGTCGCCGCGGCCGATGAGGCCCTCGGTGTAGAGCTTGCGGACCGAGCGCTTGGCCTCGATGAGCGCGTACATCAGCGGCTGGGTCATCGACGGGTCGTCGCCCTCGTTGTGCCCGCGGCGGCGGTAGCACACCATGTCGATGACGACGTCCTTCTTGAACGCCTGGCGGTACTCGAACGCCAGCCGCGCGACGCGCACGCACGCCTCGGGGTCGTCGCCGTTGACGTGGAAGATCGGCGCCTGGATCATCCGGGCGACGTCGGTGGAGTAGTGCGACGAGCGCGAGGACGTCGGCGAGGTCGTGAAGCCGACCTGGTTGTTGACGACCACGTGGATCGTGCCGCCGGTGCGGTAGCCCCGCAGCTGCGAGAGGTTGAGCGTCTCGGCGACCACGCCCTGCCCGGCGAACGCGGCGTCGCCGTGGAGCAGGACCGGCAGCACGGTGTAGCCGCCGTCGCCGCCGCCCTTGTTGAGCTTGT from the Vallicoccus soli genome contains:
- a CDS encoding YidH family protein; this translates as MTRRWPRRVYGEGTEPDPRFTFANERTFLAWIRTALALLAAGVALEALEVPEHEAARRVLVVVVVALGTLCGGVSYWRWAAAERAMRTGRPLPAPAIAPLLAVGLVVVGVAVLVGVAAS
- a CDS encoding zinc-binding dehydrogenase, with product MLAAYAARTDPDDPLAGLEVGERPEPVAREGWTTVRLRAASLNHHDLWSLRGVGLPADRLPMVLGCDGAGTTEDGREVVVHAVVADPAWSGDETLDPRRTLLSERYDGTLAEAVAVPTRNLVDKPAELSFEEAACLPTAWLTAYRMLFTQARAVPGQTVLVQGAGGGVASALVALGAAAGLRVWVTSRDGARGERAVGLGAERWFPSGARLPERVDAVMESVGEATWSHSLKALRPGGAVVVCGATSGGAPPADLGRVFFLQLRVLGSTMGTRAELERLLRLLAASGARPQVDTVLPLAEARAGLARLERGEQFGKVVLVP
- a CDS encoding DUF6104 family protein is translated as MYFTDRGIEELEGRRGEEEVTLAWLAERLRTFVDLNPDFEVPVERLATWLARLDDDDPDED
- a CDS encoding AAA family ATPase, producing the protein MVPGALPVRRVEHRPSQDVVEEGWPFTLAPVRQLLRDGLDLGPGVTFLVGENGSGKSTLVEAVAMAYGLGAEGGSSGSLHATRPSESPLHRVLRLVREPGAARWGYFVRAETAHGLYTYLEENPGVRDPRFHELSHGEGFLALFGSRMDTRGFYVLDEPESALSFTSCLALAGQLAEHAAAGSQVLCATHSPLLTALPGARVLELSEDGFAEVAWQDLALVDHWRRYLADPRAYLRHLLPEGAA
- a CDS encoding DUF202 domain-containing protein, with protein sequence MSAAAAPPDGAQPERTALAWTRTALALDVAVVVALRLTLPVLGAWSLVLLLVGLPAAVWVLVAARRRYAAARLAMRGRVVLADGRLPAAVAALTVLLGLVEVAYVLER